One window of Aliarcobacter lanthieri genomic DNA carries:
- a CDS encoding DUF4197 domain-containing protein, with product MKKSLIISSLVLSTLSFGFDLKGIANEVTKSVNSSSNTQTTSNLDNNTISAGLKDALKVGVNFATTELGKPNGYLNNKEVKIPLPNNLSTVEGVIRKAGGDKIADDLINSMNSAASKAAPTTANIFIQAIEKMSLADAQNILNGGDNAATQYFKNNTTTSLKEAIKPIIQDSMKDNNVAQYYDVANNFYQSNVKDLANNSTVSSLAKNFGVDSYIPGNSNESLDDFVTSKAIDGLFSMIAKKEASIRENPVEQTTSILKQVFGK from the coding sequence ATGAAAAAATCTCTAATAATATCAAGTTTAGTTCTATCAACACTTAGTTTTGGATTTGATTTAAAAGGTATTGCAAACGAAGTTACAAAATCTGTTAATTCTTCTAGTAATACTCAAACAACATCTAACTTAGATAATAATACTATTTCTGCAGGTTTAAAAGATGCTTTAAAAGTTGGAGTAAATTTTGCAACAACAGAACTTGGTAAGCCAAATGGTTACTTAAATAATAAAGAAGTAAAAATTCCCCTTCCAAATAATTTATCAACGGTAGAAGGAGTTATAAGAAAAGCTGGTGGAGATAAGATAGCTGATGATTTAATAAATTCAATGAATAGTGCTGCTTCAAAAGCTGCTCCAACAACTGCAAATATTTTTATCCAAGCAATAGAAAAAATGAGTTTAGCTGATGCTCAAAATATCTTAAATGGTGGTGATAATGCAGCAACTCAATATTTCAAAAACAATACAACAACTTCTTTAAAAGAAGCTATAAAACCTATTATTCAAGATAGTATGAAAGATAATAATGTAGCACAATATTATGATGTAGCAAATAATTTTTATCAATCAAATGTAAAAGATTTAGCAAATAATAGTACTGTTTCAAGTTTAGCTAAAAATTTTGGTGTTGATTCATATATTCCTGGAAATTCAAATGAAAGTTTAGATGACTTTGTAACTTCAAAAGCAATAGATGGACTATTTTCTATGATTGCAAAAAAAGAAGCAAGTATTAGAGAGAATCCAGTTGAACAAACTACTTCTATTCTAAAACAAGTTTTTGGTAAATAA
- the pdxH gene encoding pyridoxamine 5'-phosphate oxidase — protein sequence MDLSTFRAKYTTKNIDVKDLHQNPFNQFEIWFNDAIEAKLLEPNAFSLSTVGKDMMPSIRTVLLKVFDEKGFVFFTNYESKKAKQIEENPKAAALFTWLELERQIKVEGSIEKISKTESLKYFLSRPKGSQLGAWVSTQSQVISSRALLEQKFDEMKRKFLNKEIPFPSFWGGYAIKPIRIEFWQGGEDRLHDRFLYELQENNTWKISRLAP from the coding sequence TTGGATTTATCTACTTTTAGAGCAAAATATACAACAAAGAATATAGATGTAAAAGATTTACATCAAAATCCTTTTAATCAGTTTGAAATTTGGTTCAATGATGCAATTGAAGCAAAACTTTTAGAACCAAATGCCTTTTCTCTATCAACTGTAGGGAAAGATATGATGCCAAGCATTAGAACTGTATTATTAAAAGTTTTTGATGAAAAAGGATTTGTTTTTTTTACAAATTATGAAAGTAAAAAAGCAAAACAAATAGAGGAAAATCCAAAAGCAGCTGCACTTTTTACATGGTTAGAACTTGAAAGGCAAATAAAAGTTGAGGGTTCAATAGAAAAAATATCTAAAACTGAGTCTTTAAAATATTTTTTATCTCGTCCAAAAGGTAGTCAACTTGGAGCATGGGTTTCAACACAAAGCCAAGTAATAAGTTCAAGAGCATTATTAGAACAAAAATTTGATGAAATGAAAAGAAAGTTTTTAAATAAAGAGATTCCATTTCCATCTTTTTGGGGTGGATATGCTATAAAACCTATACGAATTGAATTTTGGCAAGGTGGAGAGGATAGGCTTCATGATAGATTTTTATATGAACTTCAAGAAAATAATACTTGGAAGATATCAAGATTAGCTCCATAA
- a CDS encoding DedA family protein, translating to MEQFIQDWGYIALFLYTFGGGFLALAIAGAFSYAGDLNIYICIAVAGVSNFVGSQFLFYMGKYNKEYVEDMMKNHKKKIALVKVLLKKYGIFIVFIQKYIYGVKTLIPLVMGVSEYNPYKFMILNIFASILWACVIGYISFVAGEFLMSISDKFQYMGFIIVFVIIFILISNFNKKRKKAKNSEV from the coding sequence ATGGAACAATTTATCCAAGACTGGGGCTATATAGCACTTTTTTTGTACACTTTTGGAGGTGGATTTTTAGCCTTAGCAATAGCTGGAGCATTTTCTTATGCAGGTGATTTGAATATATATATTTGTATTGCAGTTGCAGGAGTTTCAAACTTTGTTGGTAGCCAGTTTTTATTTTACATGGGAAAATATAATAAAGAATATGTAGAAGATATGATGAAAAATCATAAGAAGAAAATAGCTTTAGTAAAAGTATTATTAAAAAAATATGGAATTTTTATAGTATTTATTCAAAAATATATATATGGAGTAAAAACTTTAATTCCACTTGTTATGGGAGTTTCTGAATATAATCCTTATAAATTTATGATTCTAAATATTTTTGCTTCAATTTTATGGGCTTGTGTTATTGGATATATTAGTTTTGTAGCTGGGGAATTTTTAATGAGTATATCTGATAAATTTCAATATATGGGTTTCATTATTGTATTTGTTATTATCTTTATTCTTATTTCAAACTTTAATAAAAAAAGAAAAAAGGCAAAAAATAGTGAAGTTTAA
- a CDS encoding diguanylate cyclase domain-containing protein, producing the protein MFKNSLFTKIILIFTLPVLGILFFSSSMVYEKIKLIKEFEDNSFRLNYLKSAEKLIISFEKEKLLSIEQLNTKKISKDLKDQQDTSKISLAELKLSLNEMPWKEQWKEHTISLNISFSKVEDLRHKINQLSITNDEVIDSFNLLNKKIIKTLVLLRFKDSTNSYSQDILRLDDYFNSSINNIDKLSSIIEFMVLSIEKELVHIENNIILERNISFLFLFFCFFTLIPLFFILKNIIFNEQDSSLKIQKHKNIYELLSQANKFLTKTFKKDELYMEICELLNENKDLSFCFIYDRVNNIVVAKDGELKELIIKNKITSSENLILKTIKREQNIIIKNLKKDNSSIFYDKTKELNINSMATFPIKKFNEVMAVLVIYSKQTNFFDQEAEILFDKLVLGITSCLEKIDYEDIRQKQENELRLSSYAFDSFAPMIITDNRNTIVKVNKAFCQIMGYSKDELLGQNPRIFKTAHQDRKFIENLWDDLKINGTWTGDVYNKKANGEIIALRSIITVIKNEEDKITNYLGQYMDISEQKDKEKILEYQATHDNLTGLPNRLLLLDRIEHAITKTVRHKIFGGLIFIDLDNFKEVNDTLGHDIGDVLLITVAKKIKECLREEDTVSRIGGDEFIVLLDNIGNNSDDARRNISYLAEKIKNTLNGITHINGHRNVSTPSIGVTLFSDSSVSVQDIIKQADTAMYSAKKQGKNAIEFF; encoded by the coding sequence TTGTTTAAAAATAGTTTATTCACAAAAATCATTTTGATTTTTACATTGCCAGTATTAGGGATATTGTTTTTCAGTTCTTCTATGGTTTATGAAAAAATTAAACTTATTAAAGAGTTTGAAGATAATAGTTTTAGATTAAACTATCTAAAAAGTGCAGAAAAATTAATTATATCCTTTGAAAAAGAAAAACTATTATCAATAGAGCAACTAAATACTAAAAAGATATCTAAAGATTTAAAAGATCAACAAGATACTTCAAAAATATCTTTAGCTGAACTAAAGCTATCTTTAAATGAGATGCCTTGGAAAGAGCAATGGAAAGAACATACTATTTCTTTAAATATTAGTTTTAGTAAAGTAGAAGATTTAAGACATAAAATTAATCAACTATCAATCACAAATGATGAAGTTATAGATAGTTTTAATCTTTTAAATAAAAAAATTATAAAAACATTAGTTCTTTTAAGATTTAAAGATTCTACAAACTCTTATTCTCAAGATATATTAAGATTAGATGATTATTTTAATTCAAGTATAAATAATATAGATAAGCTTTCTTCTATTATAGAGTTTATGGTTTTATCTATTGAAAAAGAGTTAGTTCATATAGAAAATAATATAATACTTGAAAGAAATATAAGTTTCTTATTCTTATTCTTTTGCTTTTTTACTCTAATTCCATTATTTTTCATACTTAAGAATATTATTTTTAATGAGCAAGATTCATCATTAAAAATACAAAAACATAAAAATATATATGAGTTGTTAAGTCAAGCAAATAAATTTTTAACGAAAACATTTAAAAAAGATGAATTATATATGGAAATTTGTGAACTTTTAAATGAAAATAAAGATTTGTCATTTTGCTTTATATATGATCGTGTAAATAATATAGTAGTTGCTAAAGATGGAGAATTAAAAGAATTAATAATAAAAAATAAGATTACTTCTTCTGAAAATCTTATATTAAAAACTATTAAAAGAGAACAAAATATTATTATAAAAAATTTAAAAAAAGATAATAGTTCTATTTTTTATGATAAAACAAAAGAGTTAAATATAAACTCAATGGCAACATTTCCTATTAAAAAATTTAATGAAGTAATGGCTGTTCTTGTTATTTATTCTAAACAAACAAACTTTTTTGATCAAGAAGCAGAAATTCTTTTTGATAAATTAGTATTAGGTATTACTAGTTGTTTAGAAAAAATTGATTATGAAGATATAAGGCAAAAACAAGAGAATGAATTGAGATTATCTTCTTATGCCTTTGATTCTTTTGCTCCTATGATTATTACAGATAATAGAAATACAATAGTAAAAGTAAATAAGGCATTTTGCCAAATTATGGGATACTCAAAAGACGAACTTTTAGGACAAAATCCAAGAATTTTTAAAACAGCTCATCAAGATAGAAAATTCATTGAAAATTTATGGGATGACTTAAAAATAAATGGTACTTGGACAGGAGATGTTTATAATAAAAAGGCAAATGGGGAGATTATAGCTTTAAGAAGTATTATTACTGTTATAAAAAATGAAGAAGACAAAATAACAAATTATCTTGGTCAATATATGGATATTAGTGAGCAAAAAGACAAAGAAAAAATATTAGAATATCAAGCAACTCATGATAATTTAACAGGATTGCCTAATAGACTTCTTTTATTAGATAGAATTGAACATGCTATAACAAAAACAGTAAGACATAAAATATTTGGAGGATTAATATTCATTGATTTAGATAATTTCAAAGAAGTGAATGATACTTTAGGACATGATATAGGTGATGTTCTTCTTATAACTGTTGCTAAAAAGATAAAAGAGTGTTTAAGAGAAGAAGATACTGTTTCAAGAATAGGTGGAGATGAATTTATTGTTTTACTAGATAATATAGGAAATAATAGTGATGATGCAAGAAGAAATATAAGTTATTTAGCTGAAAAAATAAAAAATACTTTAAATGGTATAACTCATATTAATGGACATAGAAATGTATCAACTCCTAGTATTGGAGTTACACTATTTAGTGATTCAAGTGTTAGTGTACAAGATATTATAAAACAAGCTGATACAGCAATGTATAGTGCTAAAAAACAAGGAAAGAATGCGATAGAATTTTTCTAA
- the htpG gene encoding molecular chaperone HtpG, translated as MAKYQFQTEVGQLLHLMTHSLYSNKEIFIRELVSNASDAIDKLNYLRLTDEKLKESLADWKGEINISFDEKDKSLTIIDNGIGMNEEDMINSIGTIAKSGTKSFVEALTGDAKKDSNLIGQFGVGFYSVFMVADSVDVISKKAGEEVAFKWSSNGTGEFDLAPCTKETNGTVIYIKLKDDEVDEFASKYRIKNIVSKYSNHIAYPIFLNYDEEVTQPLSEEDEKAGKTAEKKIERKHEQINEATALWTQPKAKLKEEDYNNFYKSISQDSSDPMLTIHTKTEGVNEYTTLFYIPQIAPIDMYRADYQSGIKLYVKRVFITDDDKELLPTYLRFVRGIIDSEDLPLNVSREILQENRILANIKQSSVKKILSEIKKLSKDEEKYSKFIEQYNRALKEGVYQDYTNKEAILELLRYKSTKTEDNKLTSLEDYKSRASSEQKAIYYIVGENEKVLRNSPLLESYKKNDIEVLILDDKEIDEIITPTIGVFKEWEFKDITTCEAPKIEQSEEEKKEVEENFKDIVSKIKDKLNDNVKDVKITNRLSESASCITKDAQDAQMAAMAHMFRAMGQSVPEIKPILEINPNHEIVKKLKDTKDEELIEDISWILLDLAKISEDIEISDRVAFAKRLTKITAKAL; from the coding sequence ATGGCAAAATATCAATTCCAAACAGAAGTAGGACAACTACTACACTTAATGACACACTCTTTATATTCAAATAAAGAGATTTTTATAAGAGAGCTTGTATCAAATGCAAGTGATGCTATAGATAAGCTAAATTATTTAAGGCTTACAGATGAAAAATTAAAAGAGAGTCTTGCTGATTGGAAAGGTGAGATAAATATCTCTTTTGATGAAAAAGATAAATCACTTACTATTATTGATAATGGTATAGGTATGAATGAAGAAGATATGATAAATTCTATTGGAACTATTGCAAAATCTGGAACTAAATCTTTTGTTGAAGCTTTAACTGGAGATGCAAAAAAAGATTCAAATTTAATAGGTCAATTCGGAGTAGGATTTTATTCTGTTTTTATGGTAGCAGATAGTGTAGATGTTATTTCAAAAAAAGCTGGTGAAGAAGTAGCTTTTAAATGGAGTTCAAATGGAACAGGTGAATTTGATTTAGCCCCTTGTACAAAAGAGACAAATGGAACAGTAATTTATATAAAATTGAAAGATGATGAAGTTGATGAATTTGCAAGTAAATATAGAATAAAAAATATTGTGAGCAAATACTCAAATCATATAGCTTATCCAATATTTTTAAATTATGATGAAGAAGTTACTCAACCATTAAGCGAAGAAGATGAAAAAGCTGGAAAAACAGCAGAGAAAAAGATTGAACGAAAACATGAACAAATAAATGAAGCAACAGCACTTTGGACTCAACCAAAAGCAAAATTGAAAGAAGAAGATTATAATAACTTCTATAAATCAATTTCTCAGGATTCAAGTGATCCAATGCTTACAATTCATACAAAAACAGAAGGAGTAAATGAGTACACAACACTATTTTATATTCCTCAAATTGCACCAATTGATATGTATAGAGCAGATTACCAAAGTGGAATTAAACTATATGTAAAAAGAGTATTCATAACTGATGATGATAAAGAGTTATTACCTACATATTTAAGATTTGTAAGAGGTATTATTGATAGTGAAGATTTACCTTTAAATGTAAGTAGAGAGATTTTACAAGAGAATAGAATTTTAGCAAATATCAAACAAAGTAGTGTTAAAAAGATTTTATCTGAAATCAAAAAACTTTCAAAAGATGAAGAAAAATATTCTAAATTTATAGAACAATATAATAGAGCTTTAAAAGAGGGTGTTTATCAAGATTATACAAACAAAGAAGCAATTTTAGAACTTTTAAGATATAAATCTACAAAAACTGAAGATAATAAATTAACTTCTCTCGAAGATTACAAATCTAGAGCTTCTAGTGAACAAAAAGCTATCTATTATATCGTTGGAGAAAATGAAAAAGTTTTAAGAAACTCTCCACTTTTAGAAAGTTATAAGAAAAATGATATTGAAGTATTAATTTTAGATGACAAAGAAATAGATGAAATAATAACTCCAACTATTGGTGTATTCAAAGAGTGGGAATTTAAAGATATTACAACTTGTGAAGCTCCAAAAATAGAACAAAGTGAAGAAGAAAAAAAAGAAGTTGAAGAGAATTTTAAAGATATAGTTTCAAAAATTAAAGATAAATTAAATGACAATGTAAAAGATGTAAAAATTACAAATAGATTGTCTGAATCAGCTTCTTGCATCACAAAAGATGCACAAGATGCTCAAATGGCTGCAATGGCACATATGTTTAGAGCAATGGGACAAAGTGTTCCTGAAATAAAACCTATTTTAGAAATAAATCCAAATCATGAAATAGTTAAAAAACTAAAAGATACAAAAGATGAAGAGTTAATTGAAGATATTTCTTGGATTTTATTAGATTTAGCAAAAATTAGTGAAGATATCGAGATAAGTGATAGAGTTGCATTTGCAAAAAGACTTACAAAAATAACTGCTAAAGCGCTATAA
- the dbpA gene encoding ATP-dependent RNA helicase DbpA, whose translation MKFNELKLKKEFIQNLDSLGYESLTPIQELTLEKSLLGKDIIAQAKTGSGKTVAFCIPLVEKLDVKQFNIQSLILAPTRELANQIAIELRKLFRHIHNVKVLTLCGGVPFKPQVASLEHNAHIIVGTTGRVLKHIKEKNLNLENLNYFVLDEADKMLDMGFYDDIEQIVEVLPNNRQTMLFSATYEKNIERLSSAIMNQAIFVKIESEKKEFIAQTFYNIENNQKNENISKIISSSKATSTIIFCNMRQTCETLADDLYDLGLDILTLHSDLDQKQRDETIVLFSNKSYPILIASDVAARGLDIDDIDLVINYDLSLNQKIHTHRIGRTARAGKGGFAVTFYTKNENDKLDIFKDTFEDIKFEDIKNVQENKDFEIDSDFRTIFINSGKKHKLRKADILGSLTAGIGLDKNDIGKIDVLDFCSYVAVKKEKFKFTLTELQRTKIKGKIHNTYEK comes from the coding sequence GTGAAGTTTAATGAACTAAAATTAAAAAAGGAATTTATACAAAATCTTGATTCTTTAGGATATGAAAGTTTAACCCCTATACAAGAGCTTACTTTAGAAAAAAGCTTATTAGGAAAAGATATAATTGCTCAAGCAAAAACAGGTTCTGGAAAAACAGTTGCTTTTTGTATTCCTCTTGTTGAAAAATTAGATGTTAAACAATTTAATATTCAATCACTTATTTTAGCTCCTACAAGAGAGTTAGCAAATCAAATAGCAATTGAACTTAGAAAACTATTTCGTCATATTCATAATGTAAAAGTTTTAACTTTATGTGGAGGAGTTCCTTTTAAACCTCAAGTAGCTTCTTTAGAGCATAATGCTCATATTATAGTTGGTACAACAGGAAGAGTTTTAAAACATATCAAAGAAAAAAATCTAAATTTAGAAAATTTAAACTATTTTGTTTTAGATGAAGCAGATAAGATGTTAGATATGGGATTCTACGATGATATAGAACAAATAGTAGAAGTTTTACCAAATAACCGACAAACTATGCTTTTTAGTGCAACTTATGAGAAAAATATTGAAAGATTATCTTCTGCAATTATGAATCAAGCAATTTTTGTAAAAATTGAGAGTGAAAAGAAAGAATTCATAGCACAAACTTTTTATAATATTGAAAATAATCAAAAAAATGAAAATATATCAAAAATAATATCTTCAAGTAAGGCAACTTCAACAATTATATTTTGTAATATGCGACAAACTTGTGAAACTTTAGCTGATGATTTGTATGATTTAGGGCTTGATATTTTAACTTTACACTCTGATTTAGATCAAAAACAAAGAGATGAAACAATAGTATTATTTTCAAATAAATCTTATCCTATTTTAATTGCAAGTGATGTTGCAGCAAGAGGTTTAGATATAGATGATATTGATTTAGTTATTAATTATGATTTATCTTTAAATCAAAAAATACATACTCATAGGATTGGTAGAACTGCAAGAGCTGGAAAAGGTGGATTTGCAGTAACATTTTATACAAAAAATGAAAATGACAAACTTGATATCTTTAAAGATACTTTTGAAGATATCAAGTTTGAAGATATCAAAAATGTACAAGAGAATAAAGATTTTGAAATAGATAGTGATTTTAGAACGATATTTATAAATAGTGGGAAAAAACATAAACTTAGAAAAGCTGATATTTTAGGAAGTTTAACAGCTGGAATAGGGCTAGATAAAAATGATATAGGTAAAATTGATGTTTTAGATTTTTGTTCTTATGTTGCAGTAAAAAAAGAGAAATTTAAATTTACATTAACAGAGTTACAAAGAACTAAAATAAAAGGTAAAATTCATAATACTTATGAAAAATAA
- a CDS encoding GGDEF domain-containing response regulator produces the protein MEYRKPTILIVDDMTTNLLILSDLLKDEYDIKVAKSGTKALEILNISNEIDLVLLDIEMPDINGYDVCRKLKNNNKTKNLPIVFITAKNSEEDEEFALNLGAIDYIKKPFNKDIVKIRLKNHINLKLKTDLLEQLSMYDSLTNIRNRRFFDEAFEITFLESKREKNNLAVLMIDIDFFKRYNDNYGHGKGDEALRQVAKALQSTLKRPSDLVARYGGEEFVILLKDINRSGLETVAKNLLKAVRDLKITHEFSKIEKFITVSIGISFFSSNSDITKLELLMKADETLYQVKNSGRNNYSIIDI, from the coding sequence TTGGAATATAGAAAACCTACAATACTTATTGTTGATGATATGACAACTAATTTATTAATATTATCTGATTTATTAAAAGATGAATATGATATAAAAGTTGCTAAAAGTGGAACTAAAGCGTTAGAAATCTTAAATATATCAAATGAAATAGATCTCGTTCTTTTAGATATTGAAATGCCTGATATAAATGGATATGATGTATGTAGAAAATTAAAAAATAATAATAAAACAAAAAATCTTCCAATAGTATTTATTACAGCAAAAAATAGTGAAGAAGATGAAGAATTTGCATTAAATCTTGGAGCTATTGATTATATAAAAAAGCCTTTCAATAAAGATATTGTAAAAATAAGATTAAAAAATCATATTAATCTTAAACTCAAAACTGACTTACTTGAACAGCTATCAATGTATGATAGTTTAACTAATATAAGGAATAGGAGATTTTTTGATGAAGCTTTCGAAATAACTTTTTTAGAATCAAAAAGAGAAAAAAACAATCTAGCTGTTTTAATGATAGACATAGATTTTTTCAAAAGATATAATGATAATTATGGACATGGGAAAGGTGATGAAGCATTAAGACAAGTGGCAAAAGCTTTACAATCGACTTTAAAACGACCTAGTGATTTAGTTGCTAGATATGGAGGGGAAGAGTTTGTTATTCTTTTAAAAGATATTAATAGAAGTGGTTTAGAAACTGTTGCAAAAAATCTTTTAAAAGCAGTAAGAGATTTAAAAATAACTCATGAGTTTTCAAAAATAGAAAAATTTATAACAGTTAGTATTGGGATATCTTTCTTCTCTTCAAATTCAGATATTACAAAATTAGAACTTTTAATGAAAGCTGATGAAACTTTATATCAAGTAAAAAATAGTGGAAGAAACAATTATTCTATAATAGATATTTAA
- the ciaB gene encoding invasion protein CiaB — protein sequence MNKEKFLYDLQKIYDFLNEQKATTNELIKYLENEEFDKLELINEFAKALNLEINSDLKFALVTRLVNLRDDSLVQVLKKLEKNEIEIIDLQEKAYQFVKDYWHNVHTKFIDFIVQNSLLTPFYREVFIGVYNVGLQMSSWQTSWTAHIINGINKELMYKFDNDETKIMKYLEDEQLFDKGHGGITADRCYSALVKEKDRYTSKAYIKVFKKEVTKVVDALEEFADKLIELEDEIYNQKWEYIAYIQSLIVAFSEDKTDSLVEKWANVDRTWMKIKTPIQIGHPLEYYEDHFRKAVALEWDIRLTNPKFAQNDHRVNKIKSAFTKIYNSFESNLEYKKIYDFSLASLDKVQLYVGRPALFFGAELNGLFSAQVVPNDEVVSLEEGKKIFAFSDEILQSSRAKPFLKLSSEIFGQELLRRDRDFLFNQTNSWHQVYDISTIGHEYGHILWCDKETESFMNKTGNFKNIEEFKATTGGLISYLLDDENDEKHLKEQVLIDLVKRSVGLISWMEVDEVQPYYCEGLIHLSGLFESNILSWDDKNKKLNIDLSDEKFEKLKEWYIINYTALAKHYLEKEDATKFLNRYATKEDRYFMPNDKNINSFVKYYFKRYQEIGQELDTLDKKENYLK from the coding sequence ATGAACAAAGAAAAATTTTTATATGATTTACAAAAAATATATGACTTTTTAAATGAACAAAAAGCAACAACAAATGAACTAATAAAATATTTAGAAAATGAAGAGTTTGATAAACTAGAACTTATTAATGAGTTTGCAAAAGCTTTAAATCTTGAAATAAATAGTGATTTAAAATTTGCACTTGTAACTAGACTTGTAAACTTACGAGATGATAGTTTAGTTCAAGTTCTAAAAAAGTTAGAGAAAAATGAAATAGAAATCATAGACTTACAAGAAAAAGCTTATCAATTTGTAAAAGATTATTGGCATAATGTGCATACAAAATTTATAGATTTTATTGTACAAAACTCACTTTTAACTCCTTTTTATAGAGAAGTTTTTATAGGAGTTTATAATGTAGGACTTCAGATGAGTTCTTGGCAAACTTCTTGGACAGCACATATCATAAATGGCATAAATAAAGAACTTATGTATAAATTTGATAATGATGAAACAAAAATAATGAAGTATCTTGAAGATGAACAACTTTTTGATAAAGGTCATGGTGGTATAACAGCAGATAGATGCTATTCTGCTCTTGTAAAAGAAAAAGATAGATATACATCAAAAGCTTACATAAAAGTTTTCAAAAAAGAAGTTACTAAAGTTGTAGATGCACTTGAAGAGTTTGCAGATAAACTAATAGAACTGGAAGATGAAATATATAATCAAAAATGGGAATATATAGCATACATACAGAGTTTAATAGTAGCATTTAGTGAAGATAAAACTGATAGTTTAGTAGAAAAATGGGCAAATGTAGATAGAACTTGGATGAAAATAAAAACTCCAATTCAAATAGGGCATCCACTTGAATATTACGAAGATCATTTTAGAAAAGCTGTTGCACTAGAATGGGATATAAGACTGACAAATCCAAAATTTGCACAAAATGACCATAGAGTAAATAAAATAAAATCAGCATTTACAAAAATTTACAATAGTTTTGAATCAAATCTAGAATATAAAAAAATATATGATTTTAGCTTAGCTTCACTAGATAAAGTACAACTTTATGTAGGTCGCCCTGCACTATTTTTTGGTGCAGAGTTAAATGGACTTTTTTCAGCACAAGTTGTACCAAATGATGAAGTTGTAAGTTTGGAAGAAGGTAAAAAAATATTTGCATTTAGTGATGAAATATTACAAAGTAGTCGTGCAAAACCATTTTTAAAACTTTCTAGTGAGATTTTTGGGCAAGAGCTTCTAAGAAGGGATAGAGATTTTTTATTCAATCAAACTAATTCTTGGCATCAAGTATATGATATTAGCACTATTGGGCATGAATATGGACATATTTTATGGTGTGATAAAGAAACAGAAAGTTTTATGAATAAAACTGGAAATTTTAAAAATATTGAAGAGTTTAAAGCAACAACAGGCGGATTAATATCATATTTACTTGATGATGAAAATGATGAAAAACATTTAAAAGAACAAGTTTTAATAGACTTAGTTAAAAGAAGTGTAGGATTAATATCTTGGATGGAAGTTGATGAAGTTCAACCATACTATTGTGAAGGGTTGATTCATTTAAGTGGACTTTTTGAAAGCAATATTTTATCTTGGGATGATAAAAATAAAAAATTAAATATAGATTTAAGTGATGAAAAATTTGAGAAATTAAAAGAATGGTATATTATAAATTATACTGCTTTAGCAAAACACTATTTAGAAAAAGAAGATGCTACAAAATTTCTAAATCGTTATGCTACAAAAGAAGATAGATATTTTATGCCAAATGATAAAAACATAAACTCTTTTGTAAAATACTATTTCAAAAGATACCAAGAGATAGGACAAGAATTAGATACTCTTGATAAAAAAGAGAACTATTTAAAATAA